The genomic region TAGATCGTAGACGCGCTCGTCGAAGGAGTCGTCGTCGTGGACCTCGTCGACGAGGCCGATGTCAGCGGCCTCCGTCGCGTCGATGAGTTCGCCGGTGAGGATCAGCCGCATCGCGTGGCCTTCGCCGACCAGACGTGGCAACCGCTGTGTCCCGCCACCGCCGGGCATGATGCCGAGGTTGATCTCCGGCTGGCCGAACTTCGCGTCCGTGTGCGCGATCCGGATATCAGCCGCCTGAATCAGCTCACAGCCGCCGCCGAGCGCGTGCCCGTTGATGCGGGCGATGACCGGCATCGGGCACTCGTCGACGTACTCGTAGACCCGCGGTCGCTTGCTCGCCTCCCGTTGCTCTAGCATATCCCGCTCGCGGAGTTCCGTCACGTCGGCACCCGCAACGAATGCGCCGGTGTCTGCCGCGCCAGTCAACACGACAGCACGTACGTCACTGTCCGGAACTGCGTCGAAGACCTGTTTGAACTCCGACCGCAACTGCGTGTTGAGCGCGTTTCGGGCCTCCGGACGGCGTAATTCGACGGTAGCGACGTTCTCGACGCGGTCGCCGACGCTCACCGAAACCGTTTCACAGTCCGCCGCGGCGTCAGCGAGCTCCGTCATGCGTCCCCCCAGTCGCCGCTGGTGCCGACGATGTCGCCGTCCTCCCAGACGTAGAACCCCTCGCCGGATTTCTTGCCGAGTTTCCCGGCCCGGACCTTTCGTTTCAGGATCTGTGGCGGGCGGAACCGTTCACCGAGTTCCGCACGCAGGTACTCGAGGATATCGAGGCGGACGTCGAGACCGACGACGTCGCCGAGTTCGATAGGCCCCATCGGGTGATTGTAGCCGAGCTCCATCGCGGTATCGATGTCCCCCGGTGTTGCAACGCCCTCCTGCACCATCCGCATCGCTTCGACGCCCAGCGAGACGCCGAGGCGGGAGGAAGCAAAGCCCGGTGCATCGGCCACCTCGACCGGTGTCTTGTCGATCCCGTTGACGAACTCGCGGGCACGCGCGACCGTCTCGGCACTCGTCTGTTCCGCGACGACGATCTCGACGAGTGCCATGATGTGAACCGGGTTGAAGAAGTGAAGGCCGATGGCTCGGTCGGGATAGTTGAGGACGCTCGCTATCTCAGTCAGTGACAGTGAAGAGGTGTTTGACGCGATAAGCGTCGCCGGGTCGACGTGGGACTCGACCTCGGTAAGCGTCTCGTGTTTGATATCCATGTCTTCGGGGACTGCTTCCACGACGAGGTCTGCCCCGGTCACAGCCGCCTCCAGCGATGTCGTTCCGGTGAGGCGGTCCAAGGTTGCCTCAGCCGTGGATTCGGTCACTTTCTCCCGGGCGATACCCTCCTCCAGATTCGACTCGATGGCGGCCAGGCCGTCGTCGACGATATCCGCCTCGATATCACGGAGAGTGACGTCGTGACCGGCCATTGCCGACACCTGAGCGATACCGTGTCCCATGGTACCGGCGCCTAGGATAGCTACGTGCATCGTTTCTCAGCACAGTAGCGAAGGATAAAAACGTTGCTTGCGTCTCGCCGCCGGCGTGGCCTGCATTTAATACGGCGGCCGCGATAGGAGTCGGTGAGGATGACTGCTTCCGACTCGCAAGCCGTTGTTGTCGACGCCGTACGAACGCCACAGGTACCGAAGGATGGCGCGCTGGCCGGGACACATCCCGAGGACCTCGTCACCGCTGTGCTTGCTGCCCTCGTTGACCGGACCAATGTCCCAGCCGTCGAGTGGGACGACTTCCGGCTCGGGTGTGCAAACCAGGAGGCAGAGCAGGGGCGCAACCTCGCCCGGCAGTCGATACTCGCCGGTGGGTTCCCCGAGACGGTGCCTGGGGCGACGACGACCCGCCTGTGTGGCTCGTCACTGACGACGCTCGTCGACGCCGCTCGCGCCATCGAGGCGGGCGACGGGGCGGTGTATCCGGTGGCCGGTGTCGAGCACATGAGCACCGTCCCTTTCTCCGACTGGCTGCATCCCGCTATCGAACAGCGGTACGACCCCGACAGGCTCCCGATGGGACAGACGGCCGAAACCATCGCACGGACCCACGATATCAGCCGAAAAGCCCAGGACGAGTTCGCGTTGCGTTCACACGAGCGGGCGGTCGCTGCGATGGAAGGCGGGCGGTTCGACGCAGAGATCGTGCCAGTCCACACCGGCGAGACAGCGGTAGAGAGCGACAAAACACCGCGAGCAGACACGTCAGTCGAGCAGTTGAGCGAACTCCCGACGGTGTTCCGCGACGACGAGGCGGCGACAGTAACGCCGGGGAACGCGTCACCGCTGACCGACGGCGCGGCCGGGATGCTCGTCACTTCGGCGGCGTACGCAGAACAGCACGACCTGGATGTTCTCGGCCGGGTCAAGACGCGGTCCGTCGCTGGTGTCGACCCGCTAGTCATGGGACGGGGACCGATTCCGGCGACGCGTGCCGCACTGGACGATACTGGACTGACAATCGGCGATATCGACCTCGTGGAACTCAACGAGGCCTTTGCCGCGCAGAGTCTCCACTGCAAGCGCGAGCTGGGGATTCCGGCCGAGCGGCTCAACGTCAACGGTGGCGCTATCGCGCTCGGCCACCCGCTTGGCTGTTCGGGGGCGCGGATCACGACAACGTTGTTACACGAGATGCGACGGCGGGAGGCGACGCACGGACTGGCGACGATGTGTGTCGGTTTCGGTCAGGGCGTCGCGGTTGTGTTCGAGCGTCCCTGATGCTGTCGGCTACCGGCGCTGGCTGGCGACCTGTGCTTTGAAGCCGTATCTGATGACGCCCTCCTGCGTGTAGATGCGCCGCGTCGTCAGCACGACGGAGGTGCCTATCGTGACCTCGTCGGTTGTATCGAGCACCTGTGCGGGGACGCTCACAGTCTGCTCGCCAGATGGATCATCAAGCGCGACGATAGCGCTATCGAACTCGCCGCTGCTGGACTGCTGGGCGACGAACTCCGGTGGCGCACCCCCCTGTTCGATAGTCGTTACTGCCTCGACTGTCCCGGTCCCGGGCAGTTCGACAGTCTCGAAATCACCGGTGCGCTCGTGACAGTCGTTGCAGGCCCCGGTGGGCGGGAAATTCAGTGTACCGCACGCAGAGCACCGGCCGGCGACGAGCCGGTGGCGTTGCGGAAGCGTCCGCTGCCAGGACGGGACGCTAACGTAGGCGCCGCCACCCTCGGGTTCGTCGCGCGTAATCTCGCCTCGCCGCCTGAGGTACTCGGCGTAGGACAGGGAGACGGCACCGTCCAGTGCAGTGTTGACCGGAACAGGACCAGTGGCGACGAACAGCGTCGCACTCGCACCGCTTCCGTACGCTGCGATCAGCACGCGTTCGGCGTCGTCTGCAAACGCTGTCGCCGCTCCGAGAAACGCACTGGCAGCGCCGGTGTCCCCGAGCGTACTGACTGTGTCCGCGGCGGCAATAGTCTCTGCGTCAACCCCGAGCGCACCTGTTGCCCGATACGGGAGTTTCCCGTCCGGGGACTGGACCGCTGCCGCATCGACTGTATCCATCGACACGTCCAGTCTGTCGGCCGCACTGCCGAGCGTGGTCGTGAACGCCTCGCGGTCGTACTGCGTCACACCCAGGCCGGTCGTCCGGTCGTCCCCACCCGTTCTGAAGCGCGTTCCGGGGTAGGCCTCCGTGTGTGACGCCCGGTCAACGACGGTTCCGGGACCGTCCTCGTCGACAACGAGCGCGACACTCCCGGCACCGGCGGCGTGCTCGACGCCGCTGTCGGGGTCACCTCGGGGACAGTCACTGATGACGACGAGGCCGACACCGTCCCCGAACGGCCCGCCGTCCATGGTTGCGTCCAGTGCCTGCGCACCGACGTGCGTGGAGCCGGTCATGGTCTGGGTCTTTGCGCTGTCGGGGACGTTGAGAATACTGCAGAGTCGCGCCGCAAGGTCCTCTTCCGCCATCGGTGGTGTCGTTGTCGCGAAGGCCAAGTGCGCGACATCCGTCCCGGACGCGTCGGCCGCAGTGAGCACACGGCGTGCGGCTTCGACACCCATCGTGACCGCGTCCTCGTCGGCGTCGGGAACCGCTTTCTCGTCGACCCCCGCTGCATCGAACCGACCCCAGGCGGCTTCGAACTCCGCGGCGTCGATCCGCAGGCGAGGTGCGTACGCGCCGATAGCCGCGAGCCCTGACGCAGTCATCGTGCAGCCTCCCGTTCGAGGATATGGACAATTGCGCTGCCGCCGCTCCCACCCACGTTGTGAGTGAGCCCGTACTTCGGGGCCGCTAGCTGCCGGTCCGCGGCGCTGCCGGTGAGCTGTTTGAACGCTTCGACAAGCTGTCCGGCCCCGGTTGCGCCGATAGGGTGGCCCTTCGATTTCAGCCCGCCGGAGAGATTGACCGGCATGGCTCCGTCAGCTTCGGTCGCTCCCTGTTCAAGCAACTGCGGTGCCTCGCCGCGGTCACAGAACCCGAGGTCCTCGTAGGCAAGCAGTTCGGCGATCGTGAAGCAGTCGTGGACCTCGGCAAAGTCGAGGTCGTCGGGGCCGACTCCGGCGCGGTCGTAGGCTGTGTCCGCAGCCGCTTCTGATGCAGAAATCGCGGTGTAGCTGTCTCGCTGGAAGAGCCCGACCCGGTCGCTGGCCGCGCCGACTCCGGCGACCCGAACCGGGGCATCAGTGTACTGCTCAACGACGTCTTCACTGGCGACGAGAGCGACGGCTGCGCCGTCGGAGGTCGGACAGCAGTGATAGAGGTTCAACGGGTCCGCGACGACCGGGGCGTCGACGGCGTCTTCGAGGGAACACTCGAAGCCCAGATGGGCCTTCGGGTTCTTTGCGCCGTTCCGATGGTTCTTGACCGCCACCATCGAGAGGTGCTCCTCGCTAGCCCCGTACTCCTGCAGATACGCGCTTGCCATCTGTGCATAGACGCCGGAGAACGTCGTCCCGGTCAGCCGTTCCCACTCTGTTTCGCCGGAGACGCCGAGCCAGTACTTCGTCACGTCGCTGCTCATGTCTGTCATGACTTCGACGCCGCCAGCCAGCGCCACGTCGGCCATCCCGCTTTTGACTGCCTGCACCGCCTGACGGACGGCGTAGCCCGACGCAGCACAGGCGTTTTCGACGCGCACGCTGGGGATTCCGTGCAGCCCGGCGTGTTCGGTTGCTGCCGGTCCCGAGAGACCGAGTTGTCGACCGCCCACGCCGAGTGAGCCGACGACCGCTTCGTCTATTGCATCCGTGTCGATACCGTGGTCGACACTGTCGATGGCTTCGCTGACTGCGTGGTCGAACAGTGATCTGTAGCTCTCTTCGGGCATCGAGCCAAACGGCGTTTGCCCTGCGCCGATGAGATACGCGTCCCGCATACATGGAACTCTGAGGGTACTGAAAAATAGCTTTGCATCACTTGCCGACAGTCACACAGCAAGCACGACCGGCACTCGGAGTGGTCAATCCCAAACCATTTTATCACTATCATTCCACTCTATCATTGACGATGGTGTACAAGCAACTGGAGGCGGCTGACCGTACAGAGCTGCGTGCGTTGCAAACCGACCGATTACAGGGGGTTGTTACGCACGCCTACGAGAACGTCCCGTTTTATCGGGAGAAGCTCGACGAAGCGGGCGTCTCGCCCGAAGACATCCAGAGTATCGACGACATCACGAAACTGCCGATGACGACGAAAGAGGATTTCCGCGACGAGTACCCCGATGGCCTGTTCGCCGTCGACGATGCGGACGTCGCCCGGATCCACGCGTCGTCCGGGACGACCGGGAAGCCGAAAATCGTCTCGTACACGGATGACGACCTCGACAGCTGGAGCGAAGTCGTTGCCCGTTCGCTGGCTGCGAGTGGGACCGAACCGGGCGACACCGTCCAGAACGCCTACGGATACGGGCTATTCACCGGCGGATTGGGGCTTCACGACGGAGCCGAGGAGCTGGGGGCCACAATTATCCCTATCGGGAGCGGCCAGACCCAGCGACAGGTCGAGTTGATGACCGACCTGGAGAGCGATGTGTTCACATGCACCCCGTCGTATGCGCTGTACCTCGCCGAAACGGCCGAGGAAATGGGCCACGACCCCAGCGACCTGCCGATCTCGACGATTATCTTCGGAGCGGAACCGTGTACCGATCCGATGCGGGCAGAAATCGAAGAGCGGCTGGGCGTCGACGGCATCGATGTTTACGGGCTCTCGGAGATCATCGGTCCCGGCGTCTCGTGTGAGTGCCACGAAGCGCAGGACGGACTCCACATCTGGGAGGACCACTTCTACCCGGAAGTCATCGACCCACAGACGAAAGAACCAGTCGAGGAAGGCGAGGAGGGTGAACTCGTTCTCACAACACTCACCAAAGAAGCGTTACCGGTCTTCCGATACCGGACCGGGGATTTGACGACGCTGAACTACGACGAGTGTGCGTGTGGACGGACGATGGTTCGGATGGACAACGTCACCGGTCGGACTGACGACCTCCTCATCGTCCGTGGCGTGAACCTCTATCCCAGTGAAATCGAGCACGCTGTGCTTGACATCGACGGCGTCGCTCCGCACTACCGCATCGACCTCTACGAGGAGAACAACCTCGACGTCCTGGAACTCACCATCGAACGGACTGCGGAGCAAGGGCCGGGCGACAAAGCGCTGGAAGACGAAATCATCGAGCGACTGGAGAACGTGCTCGCGTTCACCCCGGACGAACTCGAACTCGTTGCGCCCGGGAGCATCGACCGAACGCAGGTCGGCAAAGTAAAACGCGTCTACGACCACCGTGACTGACTGTCAGGGCCGGTAGACTCGTCCGCGAAACGTCGCGATGCGCTCGCCATCCTGTGCAGTCACCGTTACCTCGTACTCTGCGGTGCTGTCCGCGAGATGCGTCTCCTCGGCGACCGCAGACAGCGTCTCACCGGTTTCGACGGCGTCTAAATACGAGATGTTCGTCTCCAGTGCGACCGCCGCCTCGCCGTGCGAGTTCGACGCCGCGGCGAAGGCTGCATCGGCGAGCGAGTAGACCGCACCGCCATGGGGCGTCCCATGAAAGTTCAGCAGGTCCTCGGTAATCGTCAGTTCAGTCTGGGCGTACCCCGAGTCGAGTTCGACGACGTCAATGCCGAGGGTTTCGCAGTACGCGTCGGATTCGATGCGCTCTCTGACTTCGTCGGCGACGCCGGACATACGGCCTGTGGTTCTATCAGGAATAATAAATATATACCGGTCGCCGCTGCTGTCAGCGGAGCGTAAAAATATAAATGTCTGCTATCAGATGGGGAACTATGGCGTACAGCTACGAGCCACACCACTTCGAGGACTTCGAAGAGGGACAGGAGTTTATCAGTGTCGGCCGGACGGTCACCGAGTCCGATTTCGTCATGCACTCTGCGCTGTCGGGCGACTGGACGGAACTGCATACGAACAAGGAGTACGCGGAAGAACAGGAGTTCGGTGAGCGGATCGCACACGGGCCGATGACGTTCGTTCAGGCAACCGGCTTCGTCTACCGGACCGGTATCGTCGAGCGGACCGCGTTCGCGTTCCTCGGGATGAACTACATGGACCTCCCGAACCCGGTCCACATCGGCGACACACTCCAGTTGGAAATCGTCGTTGACAACACCAAGGAGGTCGGGCGCGACGACGCCGGGTTAGTCGTCCTCGACACTGAAATGGAAAACCAGGACGGAACCGTCGTCTTCAAGGGCGACATGAAGTTCCTGATCAAGAAACGCGAGTGAGTCAACTGACGCGTCTGAAAGCGATGCATCGGTAGCGGGTAGTGCCTCGATTGTGCGACTTGGAGATCGAGGATCGCGCTCTCGCCACCCAGACATTAATGATCAATAATAACAACTAAGACGCCGCGCACTCCCTCTGTTATTGCAATGGAGTACACCGGCCCGACAGACCTGTATATCGGCGGCGAATGGCGAGAAGCGACCAACGGCGGCAGCATCGAGACGGAGGACCCGGCAACTGAACAGCCCTACGCGTCGGTACAGAAGGCCGAGGCGACTGATATCGACGATGCGGTACAGGCGGCACAGGCGGCCGTCGAAGGCGGCTCCGAGTGGGCGACGATGGACCCGGGAACGCGCCGGGCGAAACTCCACGCGATGGCCGACGCCATCGAGGAGATGAAAGACGAACTGTCCATGGTTGAATCCCACGACAACGGGAAAACGCCGTTCGAAGCGGGGCTAGAAATCGACATGGTCACCGATACGTTCCGCCATTACGCCGGCTGGACGGACAAGATCCGCGGTGACGAGATTCCTGTCGAGAGCGGTCGGCTCAACTACACCACCCGTGAGCCGGTCGGTGTGACTGCACACATCGCGCCGTGGAACTATCCCTTCCAGCTCGCCGGCCGCGGCCTGGCACCGGCGCTGGCGGCGGGGAACAGCGTTATCCTCAAGCCGTCCGCTATGACGCCGCTGTCGGCGCTGTACTACGCGAAAGCCGCCGAAGAAGCGGGCCTTCCGGATGGTGTCGTCAACGTTGTTCCCGGGAAGGGGTCCGAGGCCGGCGACGCACTCACCGGACACGAGGGCGTCGATCACGTCACCTTCACCGGGAGTACAGGTGTCGGAAAGACGGTCCAGCGCAGTGCTGCCAACGCGGTCGCCGACGTGACGCTCGAACTCGGCGGGAAGGGGCCGGCAGTCGTGTTCCCCGACGCTGACCTCGATGCCGCCGCCCGCGGCATCCAGTACGGGATTTTCATGAACGCCGGGCAGATGTGCTGGGCGAACTCGCGTATCGTCGTCCACGAGGACGTCTACGACGAGATGGTCTCCCGGATGGCAGAGATCGCAGAGAACATCCCACTCGGCGGTGGCATCGACGACGATGGGCAGATGGGACCAGTCGTCAGCGCGGGCCAGCAACAGGAGATACTCGACTACATCGAGACCGGCAAGGAGGAGGGTGCGACTGTTGTGGCTGGTGGTGGCGTTCCTGCGGACAGAGACACCGGTCACTTCGTCGAGCCGACCGTCTTTGCCGACGTGGACAACGGGATGACGATTGCACAGGAGGAGATCTTCGGTCCCGTGCTCACCGCAATCGAAGTGAGCGACGAGGAAGAAGCGAGTGCGGTCGCAAACGATTCACCGTTTGGCCTCACCGCCTGCGTCTGGACGAACGACCTGACTCGCGCACACACCGTCACAGACAGCCTGGACTACGGGATGGTGATGGTCAACGAGACGCCCAACACCTGGCCACAGACACCCTTTGGCGGCACGAAACAGAGCGGCCACGGCCGCGCACAGGGCGAGCAGGCTATCGAGGCCTACACCGAGGTGAAAAACGTCCACATCAACCTCGGCTGAAACTTCCCCCGACGAGTCGTGCCCAGGCAGCCAGCAACAGTTCCACCGCTCTGCCTCACGCTGTGAAACTCCGAAGGCAGAACTAGCGAGTAATAACTGCTTACTCGAACTTTTTGAACTGCTGCAGGCACTCGTTGCAGTAATGAATCGACTGGCACCGCGACGGCCCGCGTGGGTGTTTCCGCTCGGTGTCGGTCGAGCCACAGTACGGGCACTCAGCGCCCGTCTGTTCGCCGCTGGTCGTGACACTGGGGTCGGGTTCACTCATCCGTCGAAACTCATGCCGAAGTCCCGCAGCGCTTCTTTGCCCTGTTCTGTGACCAGATCAATCGACCAGTCCGGGGCCCAGACCAGTCGGACCGACGCGGTCTCGATTCCGTCGACACTCTCGGCGGCCTCCTCGACCTCATCGAGGATGATCTCGCGCGCTGGACAGCCGCTGTAGGTGAGCGTCATGTCGACCGTGACAGCACCGTCGGACACGTCGAGCCCGTATATGAGGCCCAGGTCGACGATGCTGACCGGCATCTCCGGGTCCTCGACCTGATACAGGGCCGCCCACACGTCGCGTTCAATGCCGTCGGCGTCTTCGCCCGTGGCCGGCACGTCGTCCGCTGCGTGGTCTTTGGTCTCGTAGTCGGTGTACGAACACGCGGTAGCATCAGCGTCCGCGCGTGGCCGGTCGTAGTCGCTACTCATCGTCGGCCGCCATTATCAGCGTCGCTTCGTCACGGCCCAGATTCCGGTAACTGGCCGTCATTTCGTCGTGTAGGTCGTGCCAGTGGTCGGTGTGTTCGTTGTCCCGGCCTGCCGGCGTTGCGGGGGCAGCATCGGTCGGCACGTCGAACCCCAGTTCGGTCAGGAACGATTCGACGCGGGTCTCCCACTCGGTGCGCATCTCGTCGAGGGTCATCGTGCGGATGCCCAGCCGGTCGATGTCGGCCTCCACGTCGCCAACGGGTTCGAACAGCGTGAGGGCGTACGGGTAGAGCTCGTCGATAGCCGCCTGAACGCGTTCGCTGGCCTCCTCGTCCAGTGCCATCCGGTCCAGCCAGCTCTCGGCGTGTTCGAGGTGATAGCCTTCCTCGCCCTGGATGCGACTCGTTCTGTTCCGGATGATTTCGTACGACGAGTCCTCGAGCGCGGAGAGGCGGATGTCTTCAGCGACGTCGTAGAGGTACGCTCTGACGATAGCATCGGCCCAGTCACCTTCCGCAAACGGTAACTCGACGAGCGTACTGTGCTGGAAGTCGCTGGGGTCGCTCTCGTAGATGAGCGATTCCTCGGAGTAGCCGAGTTGCTGTACCGCATCGTACCACAGTCGGGCGTGGCCCAGCTCGTCCTGTGCGTTGTTCGAAATCGAGAGATCCGATTCCAGTGTCGGCGCACGCACCTGCCAGAACGTGTAGCGTTCGGCCTGAACCAGCTCGTCGTCGGCGAGTCGGAGTAGCTGTGCCTCGACTGCGCGCTGTTCGTCCTCGGACAGGTCGGCTGGACCGCCGAGGTCGGATTCCATTGTTGCCATTAGATCTCACCTCGCTGTTTCTCCGCTTCTATCTGCTCGGATTCGGAGGCTTCGACCTCCTCAGCAGCCGGATCAACGTTGTACGTCTGTGCGAACCGGTAGGACTTGTTGGTCGTTCCACCGAAGCTCACGTCGTCCTCGGTGACTTCACCGATGTACTGGTGCTGTACGACCCAGAGACTGTTGGGGTCGTCGTCAGTGAACGCCGCAATCGCCGCCTGTTCTGCGCCGGCGGTGCTGGGGGCTTCGACATCACCGCAGTGCGCGTGATACCCGCCGGGCTGGTCCTGCCGGAAGACAGCCCACGGTTTCTCGGCGCTGTTTCCGACCTCGCCATGGCTCTCTGCATCGGGGTCGACCTGCGTGATTTTCTCCTGCGGGGCAACCCAGAGGGCGTGGGTTGGCTTCCGTCGTCCGTGCTGAATGACCGAGAACTGCTTCGCCATCTCTCGGTCGGGTGCGTGGACATCCCGGCAGTGAACGAAATCCGCGTCCGGACTCTGTTGTCGGAATACTTCCCAGATCATTGTTCTCAGTCCGCCGCCTGTGACTGCGGGCCGCTGTTCGTCGTCGTCTGGTCGTCCATCATGTCACGGACCCACTGCACCGCTTCCTGAGCCTGCCGGCGACCGGAAATCTGTTCGATACTGCCGTCATATTCGTTCTGCGAGACGGTGAAGAACTCGTCCCAGTCGAGGTCGTCCTCGACGACCTCGTAGGTCCCGTCACCGTTGTCCCGAATGCGTGGCTCGTCGGGCATCTCCAGCCCGTATTTTTTCGCCTTCGGGATGTAGGTGTTGAGGAACGCGTTCCGAAGCTCGTCGTTCGTACACGTCTTCAGCCCGACTTCCGCGGCGAAGTCGTGGTGGGTGCTCTGGTCGTCGGTCGGGCCGAAG from Haloarcula hispanica ATCC 33960 harbors:
- a CDS encoding zinc ribbon domain-containing protein, which gives rise to MTASGLAAIGAYAPRLRIDAAEFEAAWGRFDAAGVDEKAVPDADEDAVTMGVEAARRVLTAADASGTDVAHLAFATTTPPMAEEDLAARLCSILNVPDSAKTQTMTGSTHVGAQALDATMDGGPFGDGVGLVVISDCPRGDPDSGVEHAAGAGSVALVVDEDGPGTVVDRASHTEAYPGTRFRTGGDDRTTGLGVTQYDREAFTTTLGSAADRLDVSMDTVDAAAVQSPDGKLPYRATGALGVDAETIAAADTVSTLGDTGAASAFLGAATAFADDAERVLIAAYGSGASATLFVATGPVPVNTALDGAVSLSYAEYLRRRGEITRDEPEGGGAYVSVPSWQRTLPQRHRLVAGRCSACGTLNFPPTGACNDCHERTGDFETVELPGTGTVEAVTTIEQGGAPPEFVAQQSSSGEFDSAIVALDDPSGEQTVSVPAQVLDTTDEVTIGTSVVLTTRRIYTQEGVIRYGFKAQVASQRR
- the paaE gene encoding 1,2-phenylacetyl-CoA epoxidase subunit PaaE; its protein translation is MSEPDPSVTTSGEQTGAECPYCGSTDTERKHPRGPSRCQSIHYCNECLQQFKKFE
- a CDS encoding thiolase family protein, with protein sequence MTASDSQAVVVDAVRTPQVPKDGALAGTHPEDLVTAVLAALVDRTNVPAVEWDDFRLGCANQEAEQGRNLARQSILAGGFPETVPGATTTRLCGSSLTTLVDAARAIEAGDGAVYPVAGVEHMSTVPFSDWLHPAIEQRYDPDRLPMGQTAETIARTHDISRKAQDEFALRSHERAVAAMEGGRFDAEIVPVHTGETAVESDKTPRADTSVEQLSELPTVFRDDEAATVTPGNASPLTDGAAGMLVTSAAYAEQHDLDVLGRVKTRSVAGVDPLVMGRGPIPATRAALDDTGLTIGDIDLVELNEAFAAQSLHCKRELGIPAERLNVNGGAIALGHPLGCSGARITTTLLHEMRRREATHGLATMCVGFGQGVAVVFERP
- the paaI gene encoding hydroxyphenylacetyl-CoA thioesterase PaaI, coding for MSGVADEVRERIESDAYCETLGIDVVELDSGYAQTELTITEDLLNFHGTPHGGAVYSLADAAFAAASNSHGEAAVALETNISYLDAVETGETLSAVAEETHLADSTAEYEVTVTAQDGERIATFRGRVYRP
- the paaD gene encoding 1,2-phenylacetyl-CoA epoxidase subunit PaaD, which codes for MSSDYDRPRADADATACSYTDYETKDHAADDVPATGEDADGIERDVWAALYQVEDPEMPVSIVDLGLIYGLDVSDGAVTVDMTLTYSGCPAREIILDEVEEAAESVDGIETASVRLVWAPDWSIDLVTEQGKEALRDFGMSFDG
- a CDS encoding enoyl-CoA hydratase/isomerase family protein, translated to MTELADAAADCETVSVSVGDRVENVATVELRRPEARNALNTQLRSEFKQVFDAVPDSDVRAVVLTGAADTGAFVAGADVTELRERDMLEQREASKRPRVYEYVDECPMPVIARINGHALGGGCELIQAADIRIAHTDAKFGQPEINLGIMPGGGGTQRLPRLVGEGHAMRLILTGELIDATEAADIGLVDEVHDDDSFDERVYDLASSIAEKSPAALEFAKKSVRASSRMDLEAGIEYEAELFAQLFATGDKDEGIDAFLEDREPEWTSE
- a CDS encoding 3-hydroxyacyl-CoA dehydrogenase family protein, with the translated sequence MHVAILGAGTMGHGIAQVSAMAGHDVTLRDIEADIVDDGLAAIESNLEEGIAREKVTESTAEATLDRLTGTTSLEAAVTGADLVVEAVPEDMDIKHETLTEVESHVDPATLIASNTSSLSLTEIASVLNYPDRAIGLHFFNPVHIMALVEIVVAEQTSAETVARAREFVNGIDKTPVEVADAPGFASSRLGVSLGVEAMRMVQEGVATPGDIDTAMELGYNHPMGPIELGDVVGLDVRLDILEYLRAELGERFRPPQILKRKVRAGKLGKKSGEGFYVWEDGDIVGTSGDWGDA
- a CDS encoding aldehyde dehydrogenase family protein, whose translation is MEYTGPTDLYIGGEWREATNGGSIETEDPATEQPYASVQKAEATDIDDAVQAAQAAVEGGSEWATMDPGTRRAKLHAMADAIEEMKDELSMVESHDNGKTPFEAGLEIDMVTDTFRHYAGWTDKIRGDEIPVESGRLNYTTREPVGVTAHIAPWNYPFQLAGRGLAPALAAGNSVILKPSAMTPLSALYYAKAAEEAGLPDGVVNVVPGKGSEAGDALTGHEGVDHVTFTGSTGVGKTVQRSAANAVADVTLELGGKGPAVVFPDADLDAAARGIQYGIFMNAGQMCWANSRIVVHEDVYDEMVSRMAEIAENIPLGGGIDDDGQMGPVVSAGQQQEILDYIETGKEEGATVVAGGGVPADRDTGHFVEPTVFADVDNGMTIAQEEIFGPVLTAIEVSDEEEASAVANDSPFGLTACVWTNDLTRAHTVTDSLDYGMVMVNETPNTWPQTPFGGTKQSGHGRAQGEQAIEAYTEVKNVHINLG
- a CDS encoding MaoC family dehydratase, with the translated sequence MAYSYEPHHFEDFEEGQEFISVGRTVTESDFVMHSALSGDWTELHTNKEYAEEQEFGERIAHGPMTFVQATGFVYRTGIVERTAFAFLGMNYMDLPNPVHIGDTLQLEIVVDNTKEVGRDDAGLVVLDTEMENQDGTVVFKGDMKFLIKKRE
- a CDS encoding thiolase domain-containing protein → MRDAYLIGAGQTPFGSMPEESYRSLFDHAVSEAIDSVDHGIDTDAIDEAVVGSLGVGGRQLGLSGPAATEHAGLHGIPSVRVENACAASGYAVRQAVQAVKSGMADVALAGGVEVMTDMSSDVTKYWLGVSGETEWERLTGTTFSGVYAQMASAYLQEYGASEEHLSMVAVKNHRNGAKNPKAHLGFECSLEDAVDAPVVADPLNLYHCCPTSDGAAVALVASEDVVEQYTDAPVRVAGVGAASDRVGLFQRDSYTAISASEAAADTAYDRAGVGPDDLDFAEVHDCFTIAELLAYEDLGFCDRGEAPQLLEQGATEADGAMPVNLSGGLKSKGHPIGATGAGQLVEAFKQLTGSAADRQLAAPKYGLTHNVGGSGGSAIVHILEREAAR
- the paaK gene encoding phenylacetate--CoA ligase PaaK; this encodes MVYKQLEAADRTELRALQTDRLQGVVTHAYENVPFYREKLDEAGVSPEDIQSIDDITKLPMTTKEDFRDEYPDGLFAVDDADVARIHASSGTTGKPKIVSYTDDDLDSWSEVVARSLAASGTEPGDTVQNAYGYGLFTGGLGLHDGAEELGATIIPIGSGQTQRQVELMTDLESDVFTCTPSYALYLAETAEEMGHDPSDLPISTIIFGAEPCTDPMRAEIEERLGVDGIDVYGLSEIIGPGVSCECHEAQDGLHIWEDHFYPEVIDPQTKEPVEEGEEGELVLTTLTKEALPVFRYRTGDLTTLNYDECACGRTMVRMDNVTGRTDDLLIVRGVNLYPSEIEHAVLDIDGVAPHYRIDLYEENNLDVLELTIERTAEQGPGDKALEDEIIERLENVLAFTPDELELVAPGSIDRTQVGKVKRVYDHRD